From a region of the Tateyamaria omphalii genome:
- a CDS encoding Hint domain-containing protein: MPNYSFIGYDPGVIGFSGGSITLSASFDPATDRRVFDVTDEAGGTVQGGRADEGIRFDGDRFSNELGDDATQVGDVTSLDGSTTFASGRIYLEQSYALTKPAGGTINLFRVEVEGTFVGYIVSEPLQPGVNYPFTTANVVPTNAPNTDELAGELTDVPCLVRGTLISTSAGDVAVEDLEVGQLLRTMDNRLEPILWIGHSTVSASMLAATPKLFPVKIQRSALAEGFPRRDLWISRQHRVVVSSRIVLRMFDTDAVLIAANKLVGLPGIDVDHTVDGVEYFHIFLQKHDVILTEGVPTESLYTGPQAMEAVGPSAQRQLRRLRPELALANYEPVAALPIPDGKRQRALVQRHKKNSKPLLELYRASTDVMCQVATGPADV, translated from the coding sequence GTGCCGAACTATTCCTTCATAGGGTACGACCCGGGCGTGATCGGTTTTTCTGGTGGTTCGATAACGCTTTCGGCGTCTTTCGATCCCGCGACTGACCGGCGGGTCTTTGATGTCACCGATGAGGCCGGGGGAACTGTTCAGGGCGGCAGGGCGGACGAGGGAATACGGTTTGATGGGGACCGGTTCAGCAACGAGCTTGGCGATGACGCCACACAGGTGGGCGATGTCACAAGTCTGGACGGCAGCACGACATTCGCGTCGGGCCGGATTTACCTCGAGCAATCATACGCGCTGACGAAACCGGCGGGCGGAACGATCAACCTGTTCCGCGTCGAGGTGGAGGGCACGTTTGTCGGCTACATCGTTTCCGAACCTCTGCAGCCGGGCGTCAACTATCCCTTCACAACCGCGAACGTCGTCCCGACGAATGCGCCCAATACCGATGAGCTTGCCGGTGAGCTCACGGATGTGCCCTGTCTCGTGCGCGGCACTCTGATCTCGACCAGCGCGGGCGATGTTGCCGTCGAAGACCTTGAGGTCGGGCAGTTGCTGCGCACGATGGACAACCGCCTTGAGCCTATTCTCTGGATTGGTCATTCCACGGTCAGCGCATCCATGCTGGCGGCGACGCCAAAGCTGTTTCCTGTCAAAATCCAAAGATCGGCACTGGCAGAAGGCTTTCCCAGACGCGATCTGTGGATATCGCGGCAGCACCGGGTGGTCGTATCATCCAGGATCGTGTTGCGCATGTTTGACACTGACGCCGTCCTGATCGCGGCCAATAAACTGGTTGGACTGCCGGGCATTGACGTCGACCACACGGTGGATGGCGTCGAATACTTCCACATTTTTCTGCAAAAGCATGACGTCATCCTGACCGAAGGTGTGCCGACCGAAAGCCTGTATACGGGGCCACAGGCCATGGAGGCGGTCGGACCATCGGCACAGAGGCAGTTGCGGCGCCTGCGCCCGGAGCTGGCATTAGCGAATTATGAGCCGGTCGCGGCGCTGCCCATACCGGATGGCAAACGCCAAAGGGCATTGGTTCAGCGACACAAGAAAAACAGCAAGCCGCTGTTGGAGCTGTACAGGGCCTCCACAGACGTGATGTGTCAGGTGGCGACGGGGCCCGCCGATGTTTAA
- the bcp gene encoding thioredoxin-dependent thiol peroxidase, with the protein MLDIASPAPDFTLPDADGNDVTLSALQGGPVVLYFYPRDDTPGCTKESIAFSEHMSEFEAAGAKIFGISKDSVASHAKFAKKRELTVGLLSDEHGTVCEDYGVWKEKNMYGKKYMGIERTTYLIDAAGNVAMTWPKVKVPGHAEAVLAAVKAL; encoded by the coding sequence ATGCTCGACATCGCTTCGCCCGCCCCTGATTTCACGCTGCCCGACGCGGACGGCAACGACGTGACGCTCTCGGCACTACAGGGCGGTCCGGTTGTCCTCTACTTCTATCCGCGCGACGACACACCCGGCTGCACCAAGGAATCCATCGCGTTTTCGGAACACATGTCCGAGTTCGAAGCCGCCGGCGCCAAGATCTTCGGCATCTCCAAGGACAGCGTGGCCAGCCACGCCAAGTTCGCCAAGAAACGCGAGCTGACCGTGGGCCTTTTGTCGGATGAACACGGCACGGTCTGCGAAGATTACGGCGTGTGGAAGGAAAAGAACATGTACGGCAAAAAGTACATGGGCATCGAACGCACGACTTACCTGATCGACGCGGCGGGCAATGTCGCAATGACCTGGCCCAAGGTCAAAGTGCCGGGCCACGCCGAGGCGGTTCTGGCTGCTGTGAAGGCGCTGTAA
- the lpdA gene encoding dihydrolipoyl dehydrogenase: MAAKSFDVVVIGSGPGGYVAAIRAAQLGLSTCVVEREHLGGICLNWGCIPTKAMLRSSEVFHLMHRAKEFGLKADGIDYDLPAVVDRSRKIAGQLSGGVQHLLKKNKVTVIMGEGTIPSKGKVSVKTDKGTEELAAKSIILATGARARELPGLEADGELVWTYKAALTPSRMPKKLLVIGSGAIGIEFASFYNTLGADTTVVEVMDRVLPVEDEEISAFAKKSFEKQGMTIMQKAMVKQLDRAKGKVTAHIEVGGKVEKHEFDTVISAVGIVGNVEGLNLEKLGVKVDRTHVVTDEFCRTGVEGIYAIGDIAGAPWLAHKASHEGVMVAELIAGKNDVHPIKPNSIAGCTYCHPQVASVGLTEAAAKEAGHEIKVGKFPFIGNGKAIALGEPEGMIKTVFDAKTGELLGAHMIGAEVTELIQGYVVGQALETTEEDLMHTVFPHPTLSEMMHESVLDAYDRVIHM; the protein is encoded by the coding sequence ATGGCAGCGAAATCCTTTGACGTGGTGGTGATCGGTTCTGGCCCCGGAGGTTATGTGGCCGCCATTCGGGCGGCGCAGCTGGGTCTGAGCACCTGCGTTGTCGAGCGTGAGCATCTGGGCGGCATCTGCCTGAACTGGGGCTGCATTCCGACCAAGGCGATGCTGCGGTCATCCGAAGTGTTTCACCTGATGCACCGTGCCAAGGAGTTTGGTCTGAAAGCCGATGGCATTGATTATGATTTGCCTGCTGTTGTCGACCGGTCCCGCAAGATCGCGGGGCAGTTATCGGGCGGCGTGCAGCACCTGCTGAAGAAGAACAAGGTGACCGTCATCATGGGCGAGGGCACGATCCCATCCAAGGGCAAGGTCAGCGTCAAAACCGACAAAGGGACGGAGGAGTTGGCGGCCAAGAGCATCATCCTCGCCACTGGTGCGCGCGCGCGCGAGTTGCCCGGGCTTGAGGCGGATGGCGAACTGGTTTGGACCTACAAGGCGGCGCTGACGCCAAGCCGCATGCCGAAGAAGTTGCTGGTCATTGGATCCGGTGCAATCGGGATTGAATTTGCGAGCTTCTACAACACGCTTGGGGCCGACACGACCGTGGTCGAGGTCATGGACCGTGTGCTTCCGGTCGAGGACGAGGAAATCAGTGCCTTTGCCAAGAAGAGCTTTGAAAAGCAGGGCATGACCATCATGCAAAAAGCGATGGTCAAGCAGCTGGACCGCGCCAAGGGCAAGGTGACCGCGCATATCGAAGTGGGCGGCAAGGTCGAGAAGCACGAGTTTGACACCGTCATTTCCGCAGTAGGAATTGTTGGCAATGTCGAGGGGCTGAACCTTGAGAAACTGGGCGTGAAGGTGGACCGGACCCACGTGGTGACGGATGAATTCTGCCGCACTGGCGTCGAGGGGATCTATGCCATCGGTGACATCGCGGGCGCGCCGTGGCTGGCGCACAAGGCGAGCCACGAAGGTGTCATGGTGGCCGAGTTGATCGCGGGCAAGAACGACGTGCATCCGATCAAGCCGAACTCCATTGCGGGCTGCACCTATTGTCACCCGCAGGTGGCGAGCGTCGGCCTGACCGAGGCAGCGGCGAAAGAGGCCGGGCACGAGATCAAGGTCGGCAAGTTCCCGTTCATCGGCAACGGCAAGGCGATTGCCTTGGGTGAGCCTGAAGGCATGATCAAGACGGTGTTTGACGCCAAGACCGGCGAGCTGCTGGGCGCGCATATGATCGGGGCGGAAGTGACCGAGCTGATCCAGGGCTATGTCGTGGGCCAGGCGCTTGAGACGACGGAAGAAGACTTGATGCACACCGTCTTCCCGCACCCGACGCTGTCGGAGATGATGCACGAGAGTGTGCTGGATGCATATGATCGCGTGATCCACATGTAA
- the queA gene encoding tRNA preQ1(34) S-adenosylmethionine ribosyltransferase-isomerase QueA has product MKLDDFDFDLPEGLIATRPAAPRSSARLLVADGDAIHDQHVTDLVSWLRPGDLLVLNDTRVIPARLFGTRARESAQGLTEARIEVTLLEPRADGNWAALVKPLKKVKPGEVVRFSNDLSATLTGSADGQGHLQFNLTGDDFDAALAEAGAMPLPPYIAAKRPADDKDKTDYQTIWAKKSGAVAAPTASLHFDDALMAALAARGVETTYVTLHVGAGTFLPVKVDDVTQHKMHAEWGQVSERAAGDIAAAKARGNRVIPVGTTALRLIETMARDGGIAPWEGDTDIFIYPGFTFGVADGLMTNFHLPKSTLMMLVSALMGQERIAAIYDHAVRSEYRFFSYGDASLLLPQT; this is encoded by the coding sequence ATGAAACTGGATGACTTCGATTTCGACCTGCCCGAGGGCTTGATTGCGACCCGGCCTGCTGCGCCGCGATCGTCCGCGCGGCTCTTGGTGGCGGATGGCGACGCGATCCACGACCAGCATGTGACGGACCTTGTGTCTTGGCTGCGCCCCGGCGACTTGCTGGTTCTGAATGACACCCGCGTGATCCCGGCGCGGCTGTTCGGCACGCGGGCGCGCGAAAGTGCGCAGGGGTTGACCGAGGCGCGGATCGAAGTGACCCTGCTGGAGCCGCGCGCCGATGGCAATTGGGCGGCACTGGTCAAGCCGCTGAAGAAGGTGAAGCCCGGCGAGGTCGTGCGCTTTTCCAACGACCTGTCGGCTACGCTGACGGGCAGTGCAGACGGGCAGGGGCATTTGCAGTTCAACCTGACTGGTGATGATTTCGATGCGGCCTTGGCCGAGGCGGGGGCAATGCCCTTGCCCCCTTACATTGCGGCCAAACGGCCCGCTGACGACAAGGACAAGACGGATTACCAGACCATATGGGCCAAGAAGTCTGGCGCGGTTGCGGCCCCGACCGCATCGCTGCATTTCGATGACGCGCTGATGGCGGCGCTGGCCGCGCGCGGGGTCGAGACGACCTATGTGACGCTGCATGTGGGGGCGGGGACATTCCTGCCGGTCAAGGTCGATGACGTGACACAGCACAAGATGCACGCCGAATGGGGGCAGGTGTCTGAGCGGGCGGCTGGGGACATCGCAGCGGCCAAGGCGCGGGGCAACCGGGTGATTCCCGTGGGCACCACGGCGCTGCGGTTGATCGAGACGATGGCCCGCGACGGTGGAATTGCACCTTGGGAAGGGGATACGGACATTTTCATCTATCCCGGCTTCACCTTCGGCGTGGCAGACGGTTTGATGACCAATTTTCACCTGCCCAAATCGACGCTGATGATGCTGGTGTCGGCGTTGATGGGGCAGGAGCGGATCGCGGCCATCTACGATCACGCGGTGCGGTCCGAGTATCGGTTTTTCTCTTATGGGGACGCGTCGCTTTTGTTGCCGCAAACGTGA
- a CDS encoding MFS transporter → MFQVLTSAWALLFGMGLLMVGNGMQGTLLGIRGEIEGFSTAEMSIVMSAYFLGFLGGSRMAPRMIQRVGHVRVFAALASLISAVMILYPTFADPWAWTVGRVVIGFCFSAVYVTAESWLNDAADNSNRGKALSLYMIVQTTGIVVSQYLLLTADPSGFVLFVIPSVLVSLAITPILLSISPVPAFDTTKPMTLRELVGYSPLGCVGMFLLGGVFAAQFGMAAVYGTAAGLSIAQISAFVSTFFIGAVVLQYPIGWISDRMDRRVLILIVAAIGGVGSVIGLILGGNFVMLLVSAFVVGGMSNPLYSLLLAHTNDFLEHEDMAAASGGLVFINGLGAVFGPLIVGALMESVGPSGFYMFTGVLFAALVAYAAYRTTQRATIPVDETGAYVVMSQATTTPVAMEIAQEYAIETDLEGEDDNRAA, encoded by the coding sequence ATGTTCCAGGTACTGACAAGCGCGTGGGCCCTGCTGTTTGGCATGGGGCTGCTGATGGTTGGCAACGGGATGCAGGGCACGCTGCTGGGCATCCGGGGCGAGATCGAAGGCTTTTCGACCGCTGAGATGTCGATTGTGATGTCCGCCTATTTTCTGGGCTTTTTGGGTGGCAGTCGCATGGCGCCCCGTATGATCCAGCGCGTGGGGCACGTGCGCGTGTTTGCGGCACTTGCCTCGCTGATCTCTGCCGTGATGATCCTGTACCCGACCTTTGCTGACCCTTGGGCGTGGACGGTGGGGCGGGTCGTGATCGGGTTTTGCTTTTCCGCCGTTTACGTCACGGCGGAGAGCTGGCTGAACGATGCGGCGGACAATTCGAACCGGGGCAAGGCGCTGTCGCTGTACATGATCGTGCAGACCACCGGCATCGTGGTCAGCCAGTATCTGTTGCTGACCGCTGATCCGTCGGGTTTTGTGCTGTTTGTGATTCCGTCGGTGCTGGTGTCGCTGGCGATCACGCCGATCCTGCTGTCGATCAGTCCGGTGCCCGCCTTTGACACCACGAAACCGATGACCCTGCGCGAGCTGGTGGGCTATTCGCCCTTGGGCTGCGTGGGCATGTTCCTGCTGGGCGGTGTGTTTGCCGCGCAGTTCGGGATGGCAGCGGTGTATGGCACGGCGGCGGGGCTGAGCATCGCCCAAATCTCGGCCTTTGTATCGACGTTTTTTATCGGGGCGGTGGTGCTGCAATATCCCATCGGCTGGATTTCGGACCGGATGGACCGGCGCGTGCTGATCCTGATCGTGGCGGCCATTGGCGGGGTGGGGTCGGTCATCGGTCTTATCCTGGGCGGCAATTTCGTGATGCTGCTTGTGTCGGCCTTTGTGGTCGGGGGGATGTCGAACCCGCTTTATTCCCTGCTGCTGGCGCACACGAATGACTTTCTGGAGCACGAGGATATGGCCGCCGCGTCAGGCGGGTTGGTGTTTATCAACGGCTTGGGCGCCGTGTTTGGCCCGTTGATCGTGGGTGCGCTGATGGAGAGCGTTGGGCCATCCGGCTTTTACATGTTCACCGGCGTTCTGTTTGCGGCCCTTGTCGCCTATGCCGCCTATCGGACGACGCAGCGTGCGACCATTCCGGTGGACGAGACGGGGGCGTATGTGGTCATGTCGCAGGCCACGACCACCCCCGTGGCTATGGAAATTGCTCAGGAATACGCCATCGAGACCGATCTGGAGGGCGAGGACGACAACCGAGCCGCGTAA
- a CDS encoding DUF924 family protein → MMGPDDVLSFWLDECSPEDWFKSDPLFDQAIRDRFGATWKAATEGKFALWLTYPSGALAYIILTDQLPRNMFRDDAGAFSTDRAALAAAKSAISKGWDMRIDPPARQFFYMPLEHSENLCDQERAVRLICERMEDDTFLLHARAHREVIRQFGRFPHRNAVLGRATTAAEKAHLEAGGYGEVVRGLQGAEAA, encoded by the coding sequence ATGATGGGTCCGGACGATGTATTGAGTTTTTGGTTGGACGAGTGCAGTCCGGAGGATTGGTTCAAGTCTGATCCCCTGTTTGATCAGGCCATACGTGACCGTTTTGGCGCCACTTGGAAGGCAGCAACCGAAGGCAAGTTTGCGCTGTGGTTGACCTATCCTTCGGGGGCACTGGCCTACATCATTCTGACCGATCAGTTGCCGCGCAACATGTTCCGCGATGATGCAGGTGCGTTTTCCACCGACCGCGCGGCCTTGGCCGCTGCCAAGTCTGCGATCAGCAAGGGGTGGGACATGCGCATTGATCCGCCGGCACGGCAGTTCTTCTACATGCCACTCGAGCATTCGGAGAACCTGTGTGATCAGGAGCGTGCCGTGCGCCTGATCTGCGAGCGGATGGAGGACGACACGTTCCTGCTGCATGCCCGCGCTCACCGCGAGGTGATCCGCCAGTTCGGTCGTTTCCCGCATCGCAACGCAGTGCTGGGCCGGGCCACGACCGCCGCCGAAAAGGCGCATCTTGAGGCGGGCGGCTATGGCGAGGTTGTGCGTGGATTGCAGGGGGCAGAGGCCGCCTGA
- a CDS encoding ferritin-like domain-containing protein, which produces MMPLAQMAEAVLRTADGREKTALSRKLAAEWKAARADGHTPEIGTADPPMHPARPAQPELLSPREVPRRRPGSPQGRIALLHAVAHIELNAVDLHWDIIARFTHIPMPMGFYDDWVKAADEESKHFNLMCDCLEELDSHYGALPAHAGMWRAAEDTAQDFMGRLAVVPMVLEARGLDVTPGMIDIFRTAKLDSAVAALETIYAEEVAHVAYGSKWFHFLCGRDNLDPKDAFHTLVQRYFHSPLKPPFNEEKRAEAGLPPDLYWPLAVAD; this is translated from the coding sequence ATGATGCCGCTCGCCCAAATGGCCGAGGCCGTGCTGCGCACCGCCGATGGCCGCGAAAAGACCGCGCTGTCGCGCAAACTGGCTGCCGAATGGAAAGCCGCGCGCGCCGATGGCCACACGCCCGAGATCGGCACCGCCGATCCGCCCATGCACCCCGCGCGCCCGGCCCAGCCCGAACTCCTCAGCCCACGCGAGGTGCCCCGCCGCCGCCCCGGCTCGCCCCAAGGCCGCATCGCGCTCCTGCACGCCGTCGCCCATATCGAACTCAACGCCGTTGACCTGCACTGGGACATCATCGCCCGCTTCACGCACATCCCCATGCCCATGGGCTTTTACGACGACTGGGTGAAGGCAGCGGACGAAGAATCCAAGCACTTCAACCTCATGTGCGACTGCCTCGAGGAACTGGACAGCCACTACGGCGCCCTGCCCGCCCACGCGGGCATGTGGCGCGCGGCCGAGGATACAGCCCAGGATTTCATGGGCCGCCTCGCCGTCGTGCCCATGGTGCTCGAAGCCCGCGGGCTCGACGTCACACCGGGCATGATCGACATCTTCCGCACAGCCAAGCTCGACAGCGCCGTCGCCGCGCTTGAAACCATCTATGCCGAAGAAGTCGCGCATGTGGCGTACGGCTCGAAATGGTTCCACTTCCTCTGCGGGCGCGACAACCTCGACCCGAAAGACGCCTTTCACACATTGGTGCAACGCTATTTCCACAGCCCCCTCAAACCACCCTTCAACGAAGAAAAGCGGGCCGAGGCGGGCCTGCCGCCCGACCTCTACTGGCCCCTCGCGGTGGCCGACTGA